The proteins below are encoded in one region of Bombus terrestris chromosome 7, iyBomTerr1.2, whole genome shotgun sequence:
- the LOC100643408 gene encoding uncharacterized protein LOC100643408 isoform X2, whose translation MSFMLQEKIEKMSHIIAHDIDKKPRTKDIKVQEDITFYQMGFSQKILDGLSLCGFQRPSPIQLKAIPLGRCGFDLIVRAKSGTGKTLVFCIISLEMIDIDISSVQVLVLAPTREIAVQIAQVFSSVACEIEGLKVEVFIGGTAIESDKKKLNNCHIAVGAPGRIRHLIDKEFLKVENVRLFILDEADKLMETSFQKDINYIFSKLPLRKQVIASSATYPGDLEIFLQAYMCSPVLASPDNNEPILVGLTQFITVVPSHPNVMKQVQIKVDELIKIFNKIPFKQSLVFSNYQSRAQSVCNKISAMGFKATFFAGNQDMNKRLEAINKLKTFKCKIMVTTDLTARGIDADNVNLVVNLDLPIDAPTYLHRIGRAGRYGSYGLSITIVAENELETLQKLLMSIGGPNFYVLKLPFDYPDDIWNTSNTKFEKLYAKSEKDENQFDIKPITTAINDLSMNTANIEVQNNIKSKVNETTDNINKEVTENVEEVKNNIMDFSCLRNMPNLQNKIKVNSLFVPCINLIDESQCIKKKKKETTIMSYSVSKPKIIHSFTLDAAINNNSSSWQKYNENVVFEVDLSDLQEDDLSNSNIDMIIEFTKYNFQSKNAEKSSFHHNYVNIDVHSEDTISRSTVHNEMQKQDLEQKIQKKSDVTADTLITISNNIQNKTDVSILEELNSHLTEYMKSSNTFCDELCSNNEEILLKQAFIWKNKLDFEIKLLNNVMEVMKESIQKFIYQKHVEMLKIFYRVQKKALLCVYPEIRNDDEVNDTYLYFRTSVDENVLELYKEIENFKSSHRKCGENFNAYFPYPVELDSYMPNLMISNTDREDYLNALRYLYSNPYPREHLLQIASFVTFIDEPKKYDLIQKLKSLNNSSVNELLTVIQSELSKKESNKNESKEQEDKLLEHFDSTNRGENVINSKVDILHKTLDNIGNMTSQEENVSLSDNKCDKMSNNYSFDNSISTDLGLDDLFKIQKVARHENCNLTSSTSSIFSSESDTVKEHRLNGKVNTKNKFRRRKKIQKQGDNTAKEQFIIRSSDSTDTYEKQYTSQTQSDLSSRSMTDRLNSSFVETNLSRKNSQNIQDIFNCQESYVDNEPQSSVSIPRISEHRKNNSCNFSPTPLTKNVSQRHLDNEVTTEKTNICNLHQQKSKNPVNSQYYAPFYNYMPNVPYNQVEDYMYMPGHLSRNIFSENIYHFPHSSSDNLNEVEIDQFLSSLREETNRLHLELYKSEMLRNAMKNYN comes from the exons ATGTCAT ttatgTTACaggagaaaatagagaaaatgtCTCATATTATTGCACATGATATTGACAAAAAGCCACGGACAAAGGATATTAAAGTACAAGAAgatattacattttatcaaaTGGGATTTTCCCAAAAAATTTTGGATGGATTATCTCTTTGTGGTTTCCAAAGACCTTCACCCATACAATTAAAAGCAATTCCTTTAGGAAGATGTGGTTttg ACTTAATAGTACGTGCCAAATCAGGAACTGGTAAAACTTTAGTGTTTTGTATAATATCACTTGAAATGATTGATATAGATATATCGTCTGTACAAGTATTAGTATTAGCACCTACTAGAGAAATTGCTGTACAAATTGCACAAGTTTTTTCATCTGTAGCTTGTGAAATAGaag gtTTAAAAGTTGAAGTATTTATAGGAGGAACAGCTATAGAAagtgataaaaagaaattgaataattGTCACATAGCTGTTGGTGCTCCAGGTAGAATTAGACATTTAATTGATAAAGAATTCTTAAAAGTTGAAAATGTTAGATTATTTATTCTTGATGAAGCAGACAAATTAATGGAAACCAGTTTTCAGAAAGACATTAA tTATATCTTTTCAAAATTACCACTAAGGAAACAAGTTATAGCATCAAGTGCCACTTATCCGGGagatttggaaatatttttacaggCATATATGTGCTCTCCTGTTTTAGCATCTCCAGATAACAATGAACCAATACTTGTTGGACTCACGCAGTTCATAACAGTTGTTCCTTCTCATCCAAATGTTATGAAACAG GTTCAAATAAAAGTAGACGaattaataaagatatttaacaaaattccaTTCAAACAAAGTTTAGTTTTTTCGAATTATCAATCAAg AGCCCAATCTGTGTGTAACAAAATTAGTGCTATGGGTTTTAAAGCAACCTTTTTTGCTGGAAATCAAGATATGAATAAAAGACTTGAGGccattaataaattaaagacttttaaatgtaaaataatggtAACAACTGATTTAACTGCAAGAGGTATAGATGCAGATAATGTAAATTTAGTTGTAAACCTTGATTTACCCATAGATGCACCAACATATTTGCATAGAATAGGAAGAGCTGGACGTTATGGATCTTATGGTCTCTCTATAACAATAGTTGCAGAAAATGAGTTAGAAacattacaaaaattattaatgtcCATTGGAGGtccaaatttttatgtattgaaACTTCCTTTTGATTATCCAGATGATATTTGGAATACTTCTAATACAAAATTTGAGAAACTTTACGCAAAATCTGAAAAAGACGAAAATCAATTTGACATTAAACCTATCACTACAGCTATTAATGATTTATCTATGAATACTGCTAATATAGAAGTACAGAATAATATAAAGTCAAAAGTTAATGAAACAacagataatataaataaagaagttaCAGAAAATGTGgaagaagtaaaaaataatataatggatTTTTCCTGTTTAAGAAACATGcctaatttacaaaataaaataaaagttaattcTTTGTTTGTACCATGTATTAATCTGATAGATGAATCTCAATgcattaaaaagaagaagaaagagactaCAATCATGTCGTACAGTGTGTCTAAGCCCAAAATTATACATAGTTTTACATTGGATGCCGCAATCAATAATAATTCTTCCAGCTGGCAGAAATACAATGAAAATGTGGTATTTGAAGTTGATTTATCAGATTTACAAGAAGATGATTTATCAAATTCTAATATTGATATGATTATTGAAttcacaaaatataattttcaaagtaaaaaTGCAGAAAAATCTTCTTTTCATCATAATTACGTGAATATTGATGTACATTCTGAAGATACCATTTCTAGAAGTACTGTACATAATGAAATGCAGAAACAAGACCTAGAACAGAAAATTCAGAAAAAGAGTGATGTAACTGCTGATACTCTGATAACTATctcaaataatattcaaaataagaCAGATGTTTCCATTTTAGAAGAATTGAATTCTCATCTCACAGAATATATGAAAAGTTCTAATACATTTTGTGATGAATTATGTTCAAACAACGAGGAAATATTATTGAAACAGGCATTTATTTGGAAAAACAAActtgattttgaaattaaattattaaataatgtaatGGAAGTCATGAAAGAATCTATACAAAAGTTCATATATCAGAAACACGTTGAAAtgctgaaaatattttatagagtaCAAAAGAAAGCTCTCTTATGTGTTTATCCAGAAATACGAAATGACGATGAAGTAAATGatacttatttatattttagaacTTCTGTAGACGAAAATGTACTAGAActatataaagaaatagaaaatttcaaaagttCCCATCGGAAATGTGGAGAAAATTTTAATGCATATTTTCCATATCCTGTTGAATTAGATTCATATATGCCAAATCTTATGATCTCCAACACAGACAGAGAAGATTATCTCAATgcattacgatatttatattcaaATCCTTATCCTAGGGaacatttattgcaaatagCAAGTTTTGTGACATTCATTGATGAGCCTAAAAAGTAtgatttaatacaaaaattaaaaagtttaaaCAACTCTTCAGTTAATGAATTGTTAACAGTAATACAAAGTGAATTATCTAAGAAggaatcaaataaaaatgaaagtaaagAACAGGAAGACAAATTATTAGAACATTTTGATAGTACAAATCGAGGTGAAAACGTTATTAATTCAAAGGTTGATATTTTACATAAGACACTAGATAATATTGGAAATATGACTAGTCAAGAAGAGAACGTCTCTCTAAGTGATAATAAATGCGATAAAATGAGTAATAACTATAGTTTTGACAATTCTATATCAACTGATTTAGGTTTGGATGatctttttaaaatacaaaaagttGCACGTCATGAAAATTGTAACTTGACTAGTAGTACATCAAGTATATTTTCTAGTGAAAGTGATACCGTTAAGGAACATAGATTGAATGGAAAAGTAaatacgaaaaataaatttcgtagACGGAAAAAGATTCAGAAACAAGGAGATAATACTGCTAAAGAACAATTTATTATCAGATCATCTGATAGTACTGATACGTATgaaaaacaatatacgtcacaAACGCAATCAGATTTGTCATCTAGATCAATGACAGATCGGTTAAATTCGTCTTTTGTAGAAACAAATTTAAGCAGAAAAAATAGTCAGAATATTCAAGATATATTTAATTGTCAAGAGTCTTACGTAGATAATGAACCACAAAGTTCTGTTTCTATTCCTAGAATTAGTGAACATCGAAAGAATAATTCATGTAATTTTTCTCCTACACCTTTAACAAAAAATGTTTCACAGAGACATTTAGATAATGAAGTTACAACTGAGAAAAccaatatttgtaatttacatCAACAAAAATCAAAGAATCCTGTAAATTCACAATATTACGctcctttttataattatatgccTAATGTTCCTTATAATCAAGTAgaagattatatgtatatgccAGGACATTTGTCCAGGAATATATTTTCAGAGAATATATATCATTTTCCTCATTCATCAAGTGATAACCTTAATGAAGTTGAAATTGACCAATTTTTATCATCATTAAGAGAGGAAACAAATCGATTGCATTTAGAACTTTATAAATCAGAAATGCTCCGTAatgcaatgaaaaattataattag
- the LOC100643408 gene encoding uncharacterized protein LOC100643408 isoform X4 has product MSHIIAHDIDKKPRTKDIKVQEDITFYQMGFSQKILDGLSLCGFQRPSPIQLKAIPLGRCGFDLIVRAKSGTGKTLVFCIISLEMIDIDISSVQVLVLAPTREIAVQIAQVFSSVACEIEGLKVEVFIGGTAIESDKKKLNNCHIAVGAPGRIRHLIDKEFLKVENVRLFILDEADKLMETSFQKDINYIFSKLPLRKQVIASSATYPGDLEIFLQAYMCSPVLASPDNNEPILVGLTQFITVVPSHPNVMKQVQIKVDELIKIFNKIPFKQSLVFSNYQSRAQSVCNKISAMGFKATFFAGNQDMNKRLEAINKLKTFKCKIMVTTDLTARGIDADNVNLVVNLDLPIDAPTYLHRIGRAGRYGSYGLSITIVAENELETLQKLLMSIGGPNFYVLKLPFDYPDDIWNTSNTKFEKLYAKSEKDENQFDIKPITTAINDLSMNTANIEVQNNIKSKVNETTDNINKEVTENVEEVKNNIMDFSCLRNMPNLQNKIKVNSLFVPCINLIDESQCIKKKKKETTIMSYSVSKPKIIHSFTLDAAINNNSSSWQKYNENVVFEVDLSDLQEDDLSNSNIDMIIEFTKYNFQSKNAEKSSFHHNYVNIDVHSEDTISRSTVHNEMQKQDLEQKIQKKSDVTADTLITISNNIQNKTDVSILEELNSHLTEYMKSSNTFCDELCSNNEEILLKQAFIWKNKLDFEIKLLNNVMEVMKESIQKFIYQKHVEMLKIFYRVQKKALLCVYPEIRNDDEVNDTYLYFRTSVDENVLELYKEIENFKSSHRKCGENFNAYFPYPVELDSYMPNLMISNTDREDYLNALRYLYSNPYPREHLLQIASFVTFIDEPKKYDLIQKLKSLNNSSVNELLTVIQSELSKKESNKNESKEQEDKLLEHFDSTNRGENVINSKVDILHKTLDNIGNMTSQEENVSLSDNKCDKMSNNYSFDNSISTDLGLDDLFKIQKVARHENCNLTSSTSSIFSSESDTVKEHRLNGKVNTKNKFRRRKKIQKQGDNTAKEQFIIRSSDSTDTYEKQYTSQTQSDLSSRSMTDRLNSSFVETNLSRKNSQNIQDIFNCQESYVDNEPQSSVSIPRISEHRKNNSCNFSPTPLTKNVSQRHLDNEVTTEKTNICNLHQQKSKNPVNSQYYAPFYNYMPNVPYNQVEDYMYMPGHLSRNIFSENIYHFPHSSSDNLNEVEIDQFLSSLREETNRLHLELYKSEMLRNAMKNYN; this is encoded by the exons atgtCTCATATTATTGCACATGATATTGACAAAAAGCCACGGACAAAGGATATTAAAGTACAAGAAgatattacattttatcaaaTGGGATTTTCCCAAAAAATTTTGGATGGATTATCTCTTTGTGGTTTCCAAAGACCTTCACCCATACAATTAAAAGCAATTCCTTTAGGAAGATGTGGTTttg ACTTAATAGTACGTGCCAAATCAGGAACTGGTAAAACTTTAGTGTTTTGTATAATATCACTTGAAATGATTGATATAGATATATCGTCTGTACAAGTATTAGTATTAGCACCTACTAGAGAAATTGCTGTACAAATTGCACAAGTTTTTTCATCTGTAGCTTGTGAAATAGaag gtTTAAAAGTTGAAGTATTTATAGGAGGAACAGCTATAGAAagtgataaaaagaaattgaataattGTCACATAGCTGTTGGTGCTCCAGGTAGAATTAGACATTTAATTGATAAAGAATTCTTAAAAGTTGAAAATGTTAGATTATTTATTCTTGATGAAGCAGACAAATTAATGGAAACCAGTTTTCAGAAAGACATTAA tTATATCTTTTCAAAATTACCACTAAGGAAACAAGTTATAGCATCAAGTGCCACTTATCCGGGagatttggaaatatttttacaggCATATATGTGCTCTCCTGTTTTAGCATCTCCAGATAACAATGAACCAATACTTGTTGGACTCACGCAGTTCATAACAGTTGTTCCTTCTCATCCAAATGTTATGAAACAG GTTCAAATAAAAGTAGACGaattaataaagatatttaacaaaattccaTTCAAACAAAGTTTAGTTTTTTCGAATTATCAATCAAg AGCCCAATCTGTGTGTAACAAAATTAGTGCTATGGGTTTTAAAGCAACCTTTTTTGCTGGAAATCAAGATATGAATAAAAGACTTGAGGccattaataaattaaagacttttaaatgtaaaataatggtAACAACTGATTTAACTGCAAGAGGTATAGATGCAGATAATGTAAATTTAGTTGTAAACCTTGATTTACCCATAGATGCACCAACATATTTGCATAGAATAGGAAGAGCTGGACGTTATGGATCTTATGGTCTCTCTATAACAATAGTTGCAGAAAATGAGTTAGAAacattacaaaaattattaatgtcCATTGGAGGtccaaatttttatgtattgaaACTTCCTTTTGATTATCCAGATGATATTTGGAATACTTCTAATACAAAATTTGAGAAACTTTACGCAAAATCTGAAAAAGACGAAAATCAATTTGACATTAAACCTATCACTACAGCTATTAATGATTTATCTATGAATACTGCTAATATAGAAGTACAGAATAATATAAAGTCAAAAGTTAATGAAACAacagataatataaataaagaagttaCAGAAAATGTGgaagaagtaaaaaataatataatggatTTTTCCTGTTTAAGAAACATGcctaatttacaaaataaaataaaagttaattcTTTGTTTGTACCATGTATTAATCTGATAGATGAATCTCAATgcattaaaaagaagaagaaagagactaCAATCATGTCGTACAGTGTGTCTAAGCCCAAAATTATACATAGTTTTACATTGGATGCCGCAATCAATAATAATTCTTCCAGCTGGCAGAAATACAATGAAAATGTGGTATTTGAAGTTGATTTATCAGATTTACAAGAAGATGATTTATCAAATTCTAATATTGATATGATTATTGAAttcacaaaatataattttcaaagtaaaaaTGCAGAAAAATCTTCTTTTCATCATAATTACGTGAATATTGATGTACATTCTGAAGATACCATTTCTAGAAGTACTGTACATAATGAAATGCAGAAACAAGACCTAGAACAGAAAATTCAGAAAAAGAGTGATGTAACTGCTGATACTCTGATAACTATctcaaataatattcaaaataagaCAGATGTTTCCATTTTAGAAGAATTGAATTCTCATCTCACAGAATATATGAAAAGTTCTAATACATTTTGTGATGAATTATGTTCAAACAACGAGGAAATATTATTGAAACAGGCATTTATTTGGAAAAACAAActtgattttgaaattaaattattaaataatgtaatGGAAGTCATGAAAGAATCTATACAAAAGTTCATATATCAGAAACACGTTGAAAtgctgaaaatattttatagagtaCAAAAGAAAGCTCTCTTATGTGTTTATCCAGAAATACGAAATGACGATGAAGTAAATGatacttatttatattttagaacTTCTGTAGACGAAAATGTACTAGAActatataaagaaatagaaaatttcaaaagttCCCATCGGAAATGTGGAGAAAATTTTAATGCATATTTTCCATATCCTGTTGAATTAGATTCATATATGCCAAATCTTATGATCTCCAACACAGACAGAGAAGATTATCTCAATgcattacgatatttatattcaaATCCTTATCCTAGGGaacatttattgcaaatagCAAGTTTTGTGACATTCATTGATGAGCCTAAAAAGTAtgatttaatacaaaaattaaaaagtttaaaCAACTCTTCAGTTAATGAATTGTTAACAGTAATACAAAGTGAATTATCTAAGAAggaatcaaataaaaatgaaagtaaagAACAGGAAGACAAATTATTAGAACATTTTGATAGTACAAATCGAGGTGAAAACGTTATTAATTCAAAGGTTGATATTTTACATAAGACACTAGATAATATTGGAAATATGACTAGTCAAGAAGAGAACGTCTCTCTAAGTGATAATAAATGCGATAAAATGAGTAATAACTATAGTTTTGACAATTCTATATCAACTGATTTAGGTTTGGATGatctttttaaaatacaaaaagttGCACGTCATGAAAATTGTAACTTGACTAGTAGTACATCAAGTATATTTTCTAGTGAAAGTGATACCGTTAAGGAACATAGATTGAATGGAAAAGTAaatacgaaaaataaatttcgtagACGGAAAAAGATTCAGAAACAAGGAGATAATACTGCTAAAGAACAATTTATTATCAGATCATCTGATAGTACTGATACGTATgaaaaacaatatacgtcacaAACGCAATCAGATTTGTCATCTAGATCAATGACAGATCGGTTAAATTCGTCTTTTGTAGAAACAAATTTAAGCAGAAAAAATAGTCAGAATATTCAAGATATATTTAATTGTCAAGAGTCTTACGTAGATAATGAACCACAAAGTTCTGTTTCTATTCCTAGAATTAGTGAACATCGAAAGAATAATTCATGTAATTTTTCTCCTACACCTTTAACAAAAAATGTTTCACAGAGACATTTAGATAATGAAGTTACAACTGAGAAAAccaatatttgtaatttacatCAACAAAAATCAAAGAATCCTGTAAATTCACAATATTACGctcctttttataattatatgccTAATGTTCCTTATAATCAAGTAgaagattatatgtatatgccAGGACATTTGTCCAGGAATATATTTTCAGAGAATATATATCATTTTCCTCATTCATCAAGTGATAACCTTAATGAAGTTGAAATTGACCAATTTTTATCATCATTAAGAGAGGAAACAAATCGATTGCATTTAGAACTTTATAAATCAGAAATGCTCCGTAatgcaatgaaaaattataattag
- the LOC100643408 gene encoding uncharacterized protein LOC100643408 isoform X1 codes for MPLVIHKILTEKIEKMSHIIAHDIDKKPRTKDIKVQEDITFYQMGFSQKILDGLSLCGFQRPSPIQLKAIPLGRCGFDLIVRAKSGTGKTLVFCIISLEMIDIDISSVQVLVLAPTREIAVQIAQVFSSVACEIEGLKVEVFIGGTAIESDKKKLNNCHIAVGAPGRIRHLIDKEFLKVENVRLFILDEADKLMETSFQKDINYIFSKLPLRKQVIASSATYPGDLEIFLQAYMCSPVLASPDNNEPILVGLTQFITVVPSHPNVMKQVQIKVDELIKIFNKIPFKQSLVFSNYQSRAQSVCNKISAMGFKATFFAGNQDMNKRLEAINKLKTFKCKIMVTTDLTARGIDADNVNLVVNLDLPIDAPTYLHRIGRAGRYGSYGLSITIVAENELETLQKLLMSIGGPNFYVLKLPFDYPDDIWNTSNTKFEKLYAKSEKDENQFDIKPITTAINDLSMNTANIEVQNNIKSKVNETTDNINKEVTENVEEVKNNIMDFSCLRNMPNLQNKIKVNSLFVPCINLIDESQCIKKKKKETTIMSYSVSKPKIIHSFTLDAAINNNSSSWQKYNENVVFEVDLSDLQEDDLSNSNIDMIIEFTKYNFQSKNAEKSSFHHNYVNIDVHSEDTISRSTVHNEMQKQDLEQKIQKKSDVTADTLITISNNIQNKTDVSILEELNSHLTEYMKSSNTFCDELCSNNEEILLKQAFIWKNKLDFEIKLLNNVMEVMKESIQKFIYQKHVEMLKIFYRVQKKALLCVYPEIRNDDEVNDTYLYFRTSVDENVLELYKEIENFKSSHRKCGENFNAYFPYPVELDSYMPNLMISNTDREDYLNALRYLYSNPYPREHLLQIASFVTFIDEPKKYDLIQKLKSLNNSSVNELLTVIQSELSKKESNKNESKEQEDKLLEHFDSTNRGENVINSKVDILHKTLDNIGNMTSQEENVSLSDNKCDKMSNNYSFDNSISTDLGLDDLFKIQKVARHENCNLTSSTSSIFSSESDTVKEHRLNGKVNTKNKFRRRKKIQKQGDNTAKEQFIIRSSDSTDTYEKQYTSQTQSDLSSRSMTDRLNSSFVETNLSRKNSQNIQDIFNCQESYVDNEPQSSVSIPRISEHRKNNSCNFSPTPLTKNVSQRHLDNEVTTEKTNICNLHQQKSKNPVNSQYYAPFYNYMPNVPYNQVEDYMYMPGHLSRNIFSENIYHFPHSSSDNLNEVEIDQFLSSLREETNRLHLELYKSEMLRNAMKNYN; via the exons ATGCCTCTagtaatacataaaatattaaca gagaaaatagagaaaatgtCTCATATTATTGCACATGATATTGACAAAAAGCCACGGACAAAGGATATTAAAGTACAAGAAgatattacattttatcaaaTGGGATTTTCCCAAAAAATTTTGGATGGATTATCTCTTTGTGGTTTCCAAAGACCTTCACCCATACAATTAAAAGCAATTCCTTTAGGAAGATGTGGTTttg ACTTAATAGTACGTGCCAAATCAGGAACTGGTAAAACTTTAGTGTTTTGTATAATATCACTTGAAATGATTGATATAGATATATCGTCTGTACAAGTATTAGTATTAGCACCTACTAGAGAAATTGCTGTACAAATTGCACAAGTTTTTTCATCTGTAGCTTGTGAAATAGaag gtTTAAAAGTTGAAGTATTTATAGGAGGAACAGCTATAGAAagtgataaaaagaaattgaataattGTCACATAGCTGTTGGTGCTCCAGGTAGAATTAGACATTTAATTGATAAAGAATTCTTAAAAGTTGAAAATGTTAGATTATTTATTCTTGATGAAGCAGACAAATTAATGGAAACCAGTTTTCAGAAAGACATTAA tTATATCTTTTCAAAATTACCACTAAGGAAACAAGTTATAGCATCAAGTGCCACTTATCCGGGagatttggaaatatttttacaggCATATATGTGCTCTCCTGTTTTAGCATCTCCAGATAACAATGAACCAATACTTGTTGGACTCACGCAGTTCATAACAGTTGTTCCTTCTCATCCAAATGTTATGAAACAG GTTCAAATAAAAGTAGACGaattaataaagatatttaacaaaattccaTTCAAACAAAGTTTAGTTTTTTCGAATTATCAATCAAg AGCCCAATCTGTGTGTAACAAAATTAGTGCTATGGGTTTTAAAGCAACCTTTTTTGCTGGAAATCAAGATATGAATAAAAGACTTGAGGccattaataaattaaagacttttaaatgtaaaataatggtAACAACTGATTTAACTGCAAGAGGTATAGATGCAGATAATGTAAATTTAGTTGTAAACCTTGATTTACCCATAGATGCACCAACATATTTGCATAGAATAGGAAGAGCTGGACGTTATGGATCTTATGGTCTCTCTATAACAATAGTTGCAGAAAATGAGTTAGAAacattacaaaaattattaatgtcCATTGGAGGtccaaatttttatgtattgaaACTTCCTTTTGATTATCCAGATGATATTTGGAATACTTCTAATACAAAATTTGAGAAACTTTACGCAAAATCTGAAAAAGACGAAAATCAATTTGACATTAAACCTATCACTACAGCTATTAATGATTTATCTATGAATACTGCTAATATAGAAGTACAGAATAATATAAAGTCAAAAGTTAATGAAACAacagataatataaataaagaagttaCAGAAAATGTGgaagaagtaaaaaataatataatggatTTTTCCTGTTTAAGAAACATGcctaatttacaaaataaaataaaagttaattcTTTGTTTGTACCATGTATTAATCTGATAGATGAATCTCAATgcattaaaaagaagaagaaagagactaCAATCATGTCGTACAGTGTGTCTAAGCCCAAAATTATACATAGTTTTACATTGGATGCCGCAATCAATAATAATTCTTCCAGCTGGCAGAAATACAATGAAAATGTGGTATTTGAAGTTGATTTATCAGATTTACAAGAAGATGATTTATCAAATTCTAATATTGATATGATTATTGAAttcacaaaatataattttcaaagtaaaaaTGCAGAAAAATCTTCTTTTCATCATAATTACGTGAATATTGATGTACATTCTGAAGATACCATTTCTAGAAGTACTGTACATAATGAAATGCAGAAACAAGACCTAGAACAGAAAATTCAGAAAAAGAGTGATGTAACTGCTGATACTCTGATAACTATctcaaataatattcaaaataagaCAGATGTTTCCATTTTAGAAGAATTGAATTCTCATCTCACAGAATATATGAAAAGTTCTAATACATTTTGTGATGAATTATGTTCAAACAACGAGGAAATATTATTGAAACAGGCATTTATTTGGAAAAACAAActtgattttgaaattaaattattaaataatgtaatGGAAGTCATGAAAGAATCTATACAAAAGTTCATATATCAGAAACACGTTGAAAtgctgaaaatattttatagagtaCAAAAGAAAGCTCTCTTATGTGTTTATCCAGAAATACGAAATGACGATGAAGTAAATGatacttatttatattttagaacTTCTGTAGACGAAAATGTACTAGAActatataaagaaatagaaaatttcaaaagttCCCATCGGAAATGTGGAGAAAATTTTAATGCATATTTTCCATATCCTGTTGAATTAGATTCATATATGCCAAATCTTATGATCTCCAACACAGACAGAGAAGATTATCTCAATgcattacgatatttatattcaaATCCTTATCCTAGGGaacatttattgcaaatagCAAGTTTTGTGACATTCATTGATGAGCCTAAAAAGTAtgatttaatacaaaaattaaaaagtttaaaCAACTCTTCAGTTAATGAATTGTTAACAGTAATACAAAGTGAATTATCTAAGAAggaatcaaataaaaatgaaagtaaagAACAGGAAGACAAATTATTAGAACATTTTGATAGTACAAATCGAGGTGAAAACGTTATTAATTCAAAGGTTGATATTTTACATAAGACACTAGATAATATTGGAAATATGACTAGTCAAGAAGAGAACGTCTCTCTAAGTGATAATAAATGCGATAAAATGAGTAATAACTATAGTTTTGACAATTCTATATCAACTGATTTAGGTTTGGATGatctttttaaaatacaaaaagttGCACGTCATGAAAATTGTAACTTGACTAGTAGTACATCAAGTATATTTTCTAGTGAAAGTGATACCGTTAAGGAACATAGATTGAATGGAAAAGTAaatacgaaaaataaatttcgtagACGGAAAAAGATTCAGAAACAAGGAGATAATACTGCTAAAGAACAATTTATTATCAGATCATCTGATAGTACTGATACGTATgaaaaacaatatacgtcacaAACGCAATCAGATTTGTCATCTAGATCAATGACAGATCGGTTAAATTCGTCTTTTGTAGAAACAAATTTAAGCAGAAAAAATAGTCAGAATATTCAAGATATATTTAATTGTCAAGAGTCTTACGTAGATAATGAACCACAAAGTTCTGTTTCTATTCCTAGAATTAGTGAACATCGAAAGAATAATTCATGTAATTTTTCTCCTACACCTTTAACAAAAAATGTTTCACAGAGACATTTAGATAATGAAGTTACAACTGAGAAAAccaatatttgtaatttacatCAACAAAAATCAAAGAATCCTGTAAATTCACAATATTACGctcctttttataattatatgccTAATGTTCCTTATAATCAAGTAgaagattatatgtatatgccAGGACATTTGTCCAGGAATATATTTTCAGAGAATATATATCATTTTCCTCATTCATCAAGTGATAACCTTAATGAAGTTGAAATTGACCAATTTTTATCATCATTAAGAGAGGAAACAAATCGATTGCATTTAGAACTTTATAAATCAGAAATGCTCCGTAatgcaatgaaaaattataattag